Genomic segment of Bicyclus anynana chromosome 18, ilBicAnyn1.1, whole genome shotgun sequence:
aatagtagcatgctatcgtgcttgaaatgagcatgtgtaacagtagctttattaGCCGGGACCTATGCCTACATTACATAGAACGTGAAACGCAGAACGCGGAACTCAGAACAGCGGAACGCGATTAGTCTGCGTTGCCTCTAAGATATCGATTTACATTAGTTCAATCGTAGTAGGTAGCTTATATTTTGAACTTGAACTCAAGTTAATGATAAATCAGTTATCACAGTTcaatgtgtaaataaatagcgattattatttcattccgatataaagtacctacatcCCGAATGAGATGACTGAGGAGATGAGATtcgaaacattttttatattatttaggcaTTTAAATAGAACttgataaaaaattatgattttagtAAACTTAAAGCGCGTACTTGTTAGGTTGTCAcgatatcaatattattttttattgctatgttttataaaaatcttgtcTCAGGGTCTGTGGTTACACTTCTATTTCggtttattatacttataatataatagtttatgAAAATAGGTCCTTTCATCTCTCACCTCacctattcttttttttaatattgattttagtATTTATGCATGGTAATATGGCAGAATAACGTTTGCAGGATcagctataaatataataataatattattttctttcataaatAATCGTTACGTCATGATACtcaattaattacataataaaattattaatatgagTTGTTGTTTTATTTGCTGTCGATCGTTATAAGCAGCATGTGTTTTATTACTCACTTAGTAATATTACTGTTTTGTGTTACAAAATGTTGCGctaaaatcgaaataaatataacagtgGCATCCAGTAGACGTGGTATTAAAGTGGCTGTTAAGGGAACTGATGACAAAATAATAGGCGACAAAGAAGTTAACATTTTCAATATAACAGAGTTCAATCTCAAAAGAGGCGTAAAACGTGATTTCGGTATAGCACCCACTCCCAGTGATGTTTATATCAAGGATCCAACTCCATACGgcaatttatttcataaatacaaATGGCAACAAGTTACCAGAAAAACAGTAATCAAAAGGATAGCAACACAAGATATTATGTACGAAAATGTACTATTGACTGTACACGATCATACTAATAATACTCCGCGTAAAATAAATATCCCAGTCAAGTTAtatgaaaatgttgaaaactCTCTAAAATCGTATTGGTCTGCAAGCGGATATCCGGTAGACGATGTTTACTACGTGGCTAACATCGCCTTTTCCAATACTAAGGACAAGcgaattaaatttgaaaataaatggaGAAATGATTCCCTGAAAATGGCAACACTGCCTGTTGGATATGAAACGGCCGGTCATATTACTATAGGGCCAGAAAAAGTTATAACAATGAAATTGAGTGCTAAGAAAACAATAATactgttaaaaataacatacgAGACCAAACTAACGGGCAATTTTGTCGCAAACTATCCGCGAAGATTAGGGCCATACCATTTTTGGGCACCAAGTGTCTCAAGCGTCATGAGGGCCCTAAACttcaacaataatataataacatctGAAATTATGGAAATAAAATGTCACACTGATCCAGTTCTGGAAGTCTTCGATAAATCAAGCGGAAAAAGGATACCTATTGTGTTTTCTTCTAGCAAACCGATACGCaaaccaaaatttaaaaacaaaataggcCCATAGgactaaaagaaaattaataaacaaatacgagtcttatttttcattttatgtttgttaagattataaaaattaaaattaactattatattataaaaatgtgtgtgaaatctgccaatccgcattgggcctcttattctgagaggagactcgagttcaccAATGATCCGAATTTGAGGGTTGGCGtgaggtcacgtgatcaagatctgtcattcccgttctagttttcgaagcgttagcgatcgtagaaagagaatcgacgtgccacttggctagggaggcttttccccttcaaaaaacgacagacaattttgttgctgcatttgagtgcgatgcatctccagtggccagcagggctagcacgggcaagggagaaatttatccacggggagaggataaaacgtttatcccccacactcgttttatccactcaccgcgcatgggcacgccggtggatataatatccccggtggataaacggagggaaagacttgtcaacccatttgtatatctatatctatatctatactaatattataaagaggtaaagtttgtaagtttgtaagtttgtcacattttttaaattgggtaatcttcggaactactggtccgattttaaaaattctttcaccagtagaatgctatttatcattatcggggagtgctataggctatattttatattggtatcatatatattagccgagttatcacagtttttatcatacaggtcggactgaaaatcctcttaaacagacttattcgcatgcgctgccttaactattgtgtaaaattgaaattaatgtatggagactttatgtatctttaaaagttctacaaaaaagtccgcgacaccatatatctatcttctatatattagcagatatagtaccttttgtgttttaaaaattattaattttatatacttaggtttacgtcattatttatacaactaaactttaatacttattgaaataaattatttaataatcacaaggatattatggagataagatttgccctttacagtatgttaattacttaaatagtttcggagataatacaaaatttctaaaagacgcagaaattccgctatatgacgcccggcgctttcatttacgtagttcccgttcccgtgtgaatatgaggatcaaacatagcctatgacactcgcaaataacgtagctttctattggtaaaacaattttccaaatcggtccagtagatccagagattacctcctacaaccacacgaactttacctctttatattattagcatagaagtctttatttctcttggtcataccaccactctcgaaggactggaccgattttgctaagggtaggagtaagatagagaagttacagggtagggtagggtacgggtagggaagcgtaggggtagtgtagggttagagtaggtttagggccgggtttagggtagtggtagggtaggggtagaggtagggtagtggtggggtagaggtacgggtaggatagttaagtggtagggtaggggtatgataggcgtgagataggggtacgggtgggataggggtaggaaagggatagggtacggggagggtaggggtaggatggggttaggggtaggatgggggtagggtgggggtagggtagggtagggtaggggtagggtagatgtaggggttgggtagggtagggttggggtagtggtagggtaggggtagggtagggtaggggtagtagtaaagttgacatcgaaatttacgcggacgaagtcgcgggcgtccgctagtatcttataaattggcattaggtatattaatagtccgaaataaacgtaaatttgataatatttggtttttttgtgcatattatttatctgttttctgttggcattgttttgtttggtgattgttttttgcggtggtttgtagtaggtatctatagtatctattatactagcggacccggacaagcttcgttttgacataagtgcacttgttctctatccctactctacccttctttacctctacccctaccctacccctgccctacccctaccctacccctaccctacccctaccctacccctaccctacccctgccctacccctaccctacccctgccctaccctaccctaccccgcccctaacccccctcccccctcccccacccctacaccaacACCCCCCCCacaccacccctaccccacccctaccccaaccctaccccacccctaacccccccctccccctcccctACACCAACCCTCCCCCACCCTCCCCCCAacccccctaccccacccccacccctaccccacccccacccctaccccacccctaccttacccctaccctaccccatattgcgaagcaattgttaaagaccaaaacatgcgagacataattgtttttttaagtaaagttttatccccacatcaacttcacagggataaatttatcgcgtttaaatgtcaaaagtcccaaagtatatcattttatccacttcatatgccatagtcgaggaaaagatctccacgcgtaatgtcaatcggggattaatttgtctttcccttgtggccatgctatgacgggtggatttatatccttagtcagtggatataatgggtggataaaaattttatcccttgcccatgctagcccggcaggAGCCAAAgggtgatttcagactagcgtatttatTTGCGCGTATACAGTCGTTTCAGCATAAGCGCCTAGGCGCACGCTACGTTACACGCTTCAAAGAACCGGACTCGCGTAAACGGACGACGggcatacttacatacatatgGCGTGTTCACTCGAATCGGTGGTGTCGTGCCAGCAAAGAATAGTATCTCTGGGAGGTGTCTCTCGCAGCTTGCGTATATAGGAGCTTAGAACTACTTTAAAACGTGTCAACGTTCGTAcgcttagatacatagataatagaggatatgtgacaagtaattatttttgaggCTTCCGGTAACCATGTTTGGTCTCTAAATTGAGCTAGGGCtgttttatcgataataattaagcactcgatataaaattatacaaaatattatgtttactaaaatgaaacattttaaattctatcttacattattataatataaaattccatacaattgattttctcattaaagtgttttgtatttaacacagattaatcaataatatacagatggagcgtacggaacatgacggtgtcgtacccgctacgaatatgaaattcaaaaacgaatacgttctcttgtcagtacgatacgaaccgtcgcatcagtaattttcaatattattcaagaaaaatggcgttaattctactatataataataaaaattttaataaaaaaaatacaaccgacttcaaaacctaaaaacgtacccactaaactaaaaagtgaaaaataacatcataatatgttctacctgttgatcagtatgaaggcggtgctaagccggtgatgtattaattcaagccatgtggtgtggtcctgtcagaaatggcttaaattaagacaacactggctaagcaccgccttcatactgatcagcaggtagaacatattatgatgttatttttcactttttagtttagtgggtacgtttttaggttttgaagtcggttgtattttttttattaaaatttttattatttttccatttttagtgttaattttcatctcaaacgaatacatcagaccgcTAATGACATTCACAACCCTTCTTGGTACAAAATTGTcagtaatacaaattaatcaagctcaagcacaaggtagctattgtaaaccgttaaggggttcccttaattgatcttggtcttcatcatcagacccctaataacagacacaattcatctaggtagaaagttctcagcaatacgaataaatcaaggccaaacacaaggtagttaccgtaaaccgttaaggggttcccttaattgatcttggtcttcatcaccaaacccctaaatgacagtcacaacctatctatgtggaaagttctcattaatacaaattaatcaagcccaaacacaaggtaactgctgtaaatcgccgatgagttccctcgtctgttttatggctccatcatcagatcgatttcaaaccttcatgaaattgtagtgcttaaaagtactaaatggaaaagtttacgaacatacTAGACatccatatattttttgaaagtttccctcaatttctccaggatcccaccatcagatcttgacatgatggcaatgggaccaaatggggactataccgtttcaaacaaaaaaagaatttttgaaatcggtccaggcgtctttgagtaatcgatgtacatacataaaaaaaaaaaaaaaaaaaaaaaaaaaaaaaaaaaaaaaaaaaaaaaaaaaaaaataccgaccgaattgagaacctcctcctttttgaagtcggttaaaaataagtcgggttttccttcctgacgctataactccagaacgcacgaaccgatttccacggttttgcattcgttggaaaggtctcgggctccgtgaggtttatagaaaagaaaattcaggaaaaattcaacagaaaagcgggaaaatctttcttcacatacagcgccatctctgaTACATAGCATGCACTATAAACcaatattgtaggggtagggtaggggtaagtttacatcgagtttcatgcggacgaagtcgcgtgcgtccgctagttgtttctaaatattttaaaactaaagaaataagatggagtatttttttattgattattatatcaatttacgtaattgtttttatatgcaaggagacgcgtgacttttgttttttttataagggTTGCACGCAcgcttcagcacgcagtttgtaaagactctccggttactctgtggtatttaataaacattgtatagtataaattatttaaactatacaatgttttgtattggcACTCACGAACGTTGGCCTGTGTTTATATCTTGATTGTCTAACGATTACTATCTGATGAATACGATGTTGTCCTAGACTACCAGCCTAATACTAAACCAAGGCAAAAGGAAACAAAAATcgtaattcatcaacaaaatttatttatagaagttgcaaaacttacaatttttgataCAACGTTATACGTTATACATAACagaattgacacttttttataaatggtcttttaaaatttgattatcgttctactagacaattttttttaaatattgtttttgagaCGTTGttacaagaaaattttagtttttaaatatgtttttgacaatacaatataatactAATTATATTCCATTTTGGGAAACAGCATTGTCATGACTCTCTAATAACAGATTAAGGTTCACTTCTTGCAAGGATTGTCTTACTTGTTGCTCAGGTGATAAATTCTGcaataggtaatttttattctttggttacaacattagtatttatatgagtaggtacataaagcaaccaaccagcaaaatcttttttacaaatttgtgaATGATATCTTCCTCTTACACTATtggacacaataaaaaaaattatataaataaatgttaaaattaaaatttgctattattcagttattttaaaatgaggaTAGATGGGCAGGCATTGTCTTTGAGGCGCGGAAagcataatgttaaattaatgtaatcctTCTTAAAATGATTACTACATATGCAGCTGTATCGTGATGGAAATTAGGCCTGTTAATGCTGTTTAACCATTTTTGtcttaaataatgattttttggaaatctgaaaaatataaaataactatacatatagaacataaaataatgtattaatttataCGTTTTCGCTTATTTCGGTGATATAGCGAAACAAATCAATTGTTCACTATTCATCGATAATGTAAACAATACTTTCCCAACACTACGTATACGGTCAAACCAAAACTtgtgaaataattcaattctttaAAGGATTGCCCATAAAACCACCTATTGTAAAGCTTTGAATTAGTCAATgggcctaattaaaaaaaatacctttaaaatactcaatatcaacagaaaaatcaaagattttaatacttacttgtGAAATGAAATTCCCGCTAGTTTTGTTTGGGTTTTGTTGGTGCAGGCAACAACTGCACACTTCACTATTATATTTTGCCGCGTGTGGTAAAGAAGGTAAGGtggcaaagaaaagcgtgtttatcgatcgccgtttactgttcaactgattattataactaaatacATTGGGTTAGTAACAAGGAACATATTTTAGTGTGGTCTGCACATGTGTACGCCACATGTGCATTGTGCAGGCCATATGTCGGGATACATTTTGGTACGTTATAAACTTATGGATAATCtactaactaaatattaatgtagatgagctaaaataataatataataatatttttatgaataacgcTACATATACCTCCCCCTTTAGATCAGACtactataacataaaattatcaACCCCGAAActgtacttaaaattaaaactacttataAACTAGGTACATTGTTCGGGTGGCACGACACtgtttgttcacattttttgttattgtattgttCTAAGCTAAATTGTCACATGCGGGCACCGTAGCGACGAGACCGCTCGTAGCGCGTTGTTTGCAGCTGTGATGCGATGTCTGTAGTAACGCCAGATGATAATGTATTGGTCAGCGTTACAATGCGCTGACGGTAGCCTCTACTGATGGAGTCTTGAGAGAGTTTCTATTGTCTCGTGTTGCTTGGCACTTGCTTCGTAAATTGTGTTTTTGCCttgttcattgttttttttgttcattgtttTTTGCAGGTACAAAGTGCAGGGTGTGATTGTGGCGTGCGATGAGTGAAGGGACGCGTAGCTAATCGATGGGCTTCTAGATTTTTTTGCTCGGCCTTTTGAGTTCTGTTGGAATGTCAAGTGTGTCTCATATGTCGAATTTCACGGTTCGCTTAACCGTGCGACCAGATCTGGTTTTAAGTGTTAGCGGCTGGCTCGGCGTAATGGAGATATTGGGTTCTGTTTTTTTGTTCCCTGGGCTTGAGACCTCTATATCGTcggcaattaataaataagcgGGTTTTAGACGGTCAAGTGACACAGTGACTTTTTTGTTGTTACAGTCTAAAGTGTAATACTTAGAATGACGGTCTAAAATCTGGAAAGGCCCTTCATAAGGTGGCTCCAACGATCGTCTTGCCTCGTTTCTAACGAATACGTGGGAACAATTATTTAGGTCTGGATGGATAAATACTTTATTGTCCCGTGTTCGTATGTCCGTATGCGTGAGGTTAGAAACGGATGAAAGATTGTTAATTAACTGTTTAATGAATTCACGATCGTTGATGTTTGTTTTAGGGCTTGAGTTAAATATATCGCCTGGTAACCTAAGACTACATCCATATAGAAATTGTGAAGGGCTGTATCCTAGGTCTGATTTTATTGCCGTACGCAACCCTAAAAGAACTAATGGCAATTCTTGCACCCATTGTGCGCTATTTAAGCATTTCGCCATGATAGCAGCTTTTAATGTTCGATGCAACCGTTCTACCATGCCGTTAGCTTTGGGATTATAAGCTGTTGTCCGAACGCGCTCTATGCcgagtttttttaataactgagTGAAAAGGTCGGACTCAAACTGCGCACCTCTATCTGTGGTCACTTTTAATGGACAACCATATCTAGCTATATAATGTTCTAAAAATACTTTAGCGACCGTCTCGGCTGTAATATCCTTTACAGGTACAACCTCGGGCCACTTGGTTACTCTATCTATCATAGttacacaatatttataatcattacAGGGTTTAAGAGGACCGATTAAATCTAAATGACAATGGGATAAACGAGAAGCCTTATCAAATGTTCCTAATGGTGTAATTGTATGTCGTTGTATCTTACACTTTTGACAAGGTATACATTTCTtaacgtaattttttatatctatattcaTACTAGACCAAAAATATCGAGACTTAACTAAACGTTTCGTGGCTGCAATACCGGGATGGCTAACATTATGTAAAGTTTTTATAGCTAGCTCTCTAAACGCGATGGGTAGATAAGGGCGTACGTCCTCAGTAGATGTTTCACATATTAGTTTAACATCGGAATCGGGCAtggcaattaatttaaattggagATTATCTTGCTTGCGAAGGCTTTCTAACTCTAAATCGCTTTTTTGTAATTCAGCTAACTTATGATAATCAAATAAACTAGGCATAGTAATTTCGTTAATCCTAGATAACGCGTCAGCAACTGTGTTTTTGTCGCCTTCTATG
This window contains:
- the LOC112055085 gene encoding uncharacterized protein LOC112055085; the encoded protein is MCFITHLVILLFCVTKCCAKIEINITVASSRRGIKVAVKGTDDKIIGDKEVNIFNITEFNLKRGVKRDFGIAPTPSDVYIKDPTPYGNLFHKYKWQQVTRKTVIKRIATQDIMYENVLLTVHDHTNNTPRKINIPVKLYENVENSLKSYWSASGYPVDDVYYVANIAFSNTKDKRIKFENKWRNDSLKMATLPVGYETAGHITIGPEKVITMKLSAKKTIILLKITYETKLTGNFVANYPRRLGPYHFWAPSVSSVMRALNFNNNIITSEIMEIKCHTDPVLEVFDKSSGKRIPIVFSSSKPIRKPKFKNKIGP